The genomic DNA GAATAGACATTATCAGCGGAGGTATCACAGGCCCCCTCCAAAATAAGTTCGAAATAACATACTCATTCACTTCCCAGGTGCACAACAGGAGAAGACAGCACTAAccattattatataaaagcAGAAACTACTCTTCAGCTAAAATGCTGAATAAAAGATACATGTTGATACAGGAAAGAAATCAAAGACgattttgacatttttgaataattaagaaTGGAATAGGGAACAATATGGTTATGGAGCCAGGGACCAGCTACACAGTGTTAGAGCAAATTATGGCAATTTGATTGACTTATACAGAAAGATATTTCATAAATAAGTAGAGAAGAAACAAACCTGGGGAGCTATCAGTCAACATGTAAACCTCAGTGGTAGAGTATATGCCTCCGAGGATTGTCCTCTTCACGTACCAATCTATATCAGAGGATTCATCACCCGCAGCATGCCAGATCTCATCCATCAACATGGCTCGCTGCTTAAAACTAGTAGGAACATTCACTGGTTGTGACTGCAGGAGGCAGTTTCATTAGAGGGGTTTCAGGTGAAAAGAGCCAAGATTTTCAggaataatgataataatttgcACATATATACCTGTATAGCAAGAGCTTCCGGCCACTTGGAGATGTAAGGTGCTTGCTTTTCTAGGCGAATTCTAACAAGCTTGGAGATGCGTTCACTAGGTATCAAATTGCTTAAGTCTTCGGAGTCTATTCTATCAGTTAGCCTTTGCAAGCAATCGTCCATGAAGTACTGAAGAATGAAAGAACAGAAAAGTAAGCATTAACTTGCTATTACACCACTTTAGTAACCCAGTTACATCAATAGCCACTTTTCACTGCTTTTGAACCAACTAAGCTTATTTACATTATATCCCATCGGTCACATTCAGTGCATGTATAGTGTAACATATGAAACCTCCATTTCTCAGGGACTCGGACAGTCCAACTTCTGGATAAGCAAATAACTTGACAACTAAATATCAGAACATAATAAAAACAGACGAAAGTAGGGATATCCTAAATCAATCAAGACTCAAGAGTATACGAACTCTAGCACAAGCTACATCTAAGCCTACTTACTTCCTGGAGACCCCTACCACAATTGCAAAGACAAAAACCAAGCACTGCCACCAAAATGATACAAGTACTGTTTTTATTGAAGTCGATGCAATCACGCCGACCCAGGAAAAGAACTAATGAGAGACCTTCCATTGAGCCACTAAATCACTGGCAACATTATTCAATTCCCCAGCTCATTCTAAGTCAACAGCTACCTTGCTGAGCATTAATGTGGAAGTAGAATATGCAGAGCATTGATATGAAGTGAATTATACCTCAACCAGGGCAGCTCCTTTCCTAGGGAAAGATCCAACAATGGAGGGAGACACACCGACCTCCTTTGCACCAGCGATCAACGCTCCTTCAGACCATCCTAGCATTTTCTGCAGGATCCCAGAAAAAACCAATATTTAAACAGACGGAATCAACACCGAGCAAGCAATGAACCTCAAGAgcacataaaaaaagaaaaagaaaagaatatgatCGGCATATTCCGAAAATCCTACCCTATTGTGCCTTTATCGAGACCAGTAATGTGTTGATGGACTAGACAGCAGAAATGCAAGTGGTATTGATCCAACCGCAACAATCAGGGACGCGTACAGAGTCTAACAAGTTCTCCGGCAACCGAGCAATGTTATTACAAAAAAATCCCCAGAAAAATCAAACTAATTTCATGGCGGCCACTGCTCCTATACATTTGCGGATGCGAATACATGAAATCAATAAACTATGGCTATCAAAGAGAtataataacacaatcatcaTCAGCACCATCATCATTATTGTTTGATTGAAACAATGTCCGTAACAACACCCGACAGAATCAGATTCAACGCATCATGTAATTATGAATGAGCAGTGAACGCACCACGTGCCGAAGAGAGGCCTGGAGCACTCGAGCTTGCTCCTCCTGGTAATCGAATGTAGGCGGCCTCTTCCTCTGATGGCGTTGCGCTTCTTCGTTGGAAGAGGACCGCGAAGGGGTGGAGTCAGCGTAGTAAGGAGTTTCCGGGCGAGGAGAGGCGGGATCGATCTGGGGGGTAGGGGTCTGATTGGGAGAAGTCTGACTGCTGCTAGCCGCCGAAGTGGAAAGGCGGGCGTAGTTGCTGGTGGTACGAGGCGcagccgccgccgccgccgcagCGGCGCCGTGAGGGAGCACCGCCCTCTTCGCCGCCGTCCGGAGCATTTTGACTTTTGAAGCCGAGGGTGAACACTGTCGAAAGTGTACGGACGATGGAAGGAATGAAGGAATGAGTAAATCCAAACCTGCGTACAGGGAAACCTCCACGCGTTGCTCGTGAAGCGCCACGTGTCAATAGCAGCTACCATTGAGAGGGGCGGTTGACCTGTTCTCTTCCTGTCCGTCCACATAAGACTCATTAGCCACTCATACTGTGCCAACTCAGAAGAGCTATGGTACAGGTTGTGGTGTGGATACACACCATCACACTTAAACCAATCggagattttttttcaataacaaGGGGACTGATGTGCGTAGTACAATGAATTGGCGATACGACTTTAGACGGAGGTGAAGATGGCCTATTTGGAATTTCGGATATTGATTGGCGTCGAGCTAGGTGGTGATCGGCGCCCACTGTCATAAAGAAACACAGAGGAGGGAGGTAAGGTGAGAAGAGAGATGTCGCATCGGAGGTGAAAGATAATGTAGTGGAGAGAGGAGTCGAGACAAAAACAGCTAGGGAGAGAGCAAGTCGTGGCCGAGAGAAGTCCAGGTCTCACCTTGCCCCCTCCCCATCCTCGCTGTCCCTATGCCATGCGTGTACCGATTGAGGAGAAATAAGACTGCTAAAAAATATCAAGATAATCGAAAAATTGCGAAAAAAAGAGTGTAATCAAAATCAATTAGAAATTCAAGTATTcgaaaattaattagaaattcaAGTATtcaaaaatatgattttgGTGACCATGcaatttttcctaaaatttttAGTTTCAATTTGGTTTTCAGTCTtctgtatatgtatatatgttatatttttctttccaaataTATGGCCTTACGAACCCTCATGAAAATGATAAGAGTTAGGACTCTAGGAGTGGTGCCGATGTGGTAGAGCAAGGCCGAGGAACGGTCATGTGTGACCGCGCCAGGAGAGTTAGGtcggagagagggagaggctAGACCTAGCCCATGGGCAAGAGAGATTGTTTTGGGTTTTCTGTGGTCTATTGTGATTAGTTGTGATCACTAATGATTTTCAATAGTTATAGGGTTGTCCCAATCTAGTTATATTTACCTTTTTGGTCACTTAATTAAGCATATTTTCTTTGGTGGCCCTTATCCATGtctacataaaaaaaaacaatttttctcTGCGTGTATTGAGCTGAGGACTTGATGTATTTTACTACTTTGTGGACTTTGAACTTGGTTTACTATTCTACTTTTCGAATCATACACGACGTGCACCCCTCATTACAAGCAGCAtgttaagattttttttttctgctatcttaatttttttttgcaagaAGGTAATAATTTTATGGTACATTAATTATCTTATACAAAATAGTAGTGGATTTAGTAATATTAGGAAAATGCATGCGTGATGAACTTGTTGATTTGTTATTGTTGTGAAAGATGCCGAATTCGAGGAATTTAGaccaagaaaagagaagaaataaCACCGGCATATACGTAGTAAAACCCTCAAGACGAGCAAAACATCCACGGACAAAGTAGGGAAATTTCACTAGATCAATAAATCGGAGATTACATACTCACGCTTTCCAACCCTCGTTACAAGACCCAACCGAGAATAGCCTCACAATCCTCTTAGTTCTCACTACTCCCTCGGTCTATGCACCTTAGAGACTCTAAAAGAGTAAATCCGAGAATTCTCAAAAAGATTACCCATGATTCTCACACAACGTATTGTCTTGATACAAGACTCTCTTCCCTTTAAATAGATACAGTACCTTCCCAATATCTTAAAGATATCCTAATATAATTTTAGGATAAAGATATTCGAGAAATATTTCTAATATCCCCtagatataatttttatatttaaagatttaagaaatacaaagaaattcttacaaaataggaaatataatctcaaaagaatttgaaatctcGCCCATTCATTTTTCGTCCAATCTCATTATCGCTTCGGTCTTCGAGTCTTCGAGTTCTCCACTGAATACGAGACATACTCAACAAATCTCCATCTTGTCTCATGTTCTACCAAGTCCACATTGATGTAGA from Punica granatum isolate Tunisia-2019 chromosome 2, ASM765513v2, whole genome shotgun sequence includes the following:
- the LOC116197950 gene encoding ubiquinone biosynthesis protein COQ9-B, mitochondrial, whose product is MLRTAAKRAVLPHGAAAAAAAAAPRTTSNYARLSTSAASSSQTSPNQTPTPQIDPASPRPETPYYADSTPSRSSSNEEAQRHQRKRPPTFDYQEEQARVLQASLRHVKMLGWSEGALIAGAKEVGVSPSIVGSFPRKGAALVEYFMDDCLQRLTDRIDSEDLSNLIPSERISKLVRIRLEKQAPYISKWPEALAIQSQPVNVPTSFKQRAMLMDEIWHAAGDESSDIDWYVKRTILGGIYSTTEVYMLTDSSPEFRDTWAFLDNRVKDAFDLKKTIQEAKYLAEAVGAGMGNSLQGFVNRVMQR